A section of the Paenibacillus odorifer genome encodes:
- a CDS encoding zinc-binding dehydrogenase, protein MRAALILEHGDRNKVVVGEYPKPEAGLNEVVVKVEAVSLNHLDIFVRRGIPGRKLPLPHISGGDISGVVEQVGEGVLNAKPGDRVLIDPSIPGHGALGEDLTGGLAEYVKVPAQNLIPLPDEISFEDAAALPIAYGTAWRMLITRGKLQANETILILGASGGVGNAAVLIAKLAGAKVIAAAGSDDKLEKLKELGADLVINYNKTDFSKEVWNYTGKKGADVVVDYTGKATWPQSIKSTRVGGRILTCGATTGFEAVTDLRYVWVREITIIGSNGWEAGDLITLLELVQSRKLKPIIDRVLPLDEIREAHRIIEEREFFGKIIIKP, encoded by the coding sequence ATGAGAGCTGCACTTATTCTTGAACATGGAGATCGCAATAAAGTTGTTGTAGGAGAGTACCCGAAACCCGAAGCGGGGCTAAACGAAGTTGTTGTTAAGGTTGAAGCAGTTTCACTGAACCACCTTGATATTTTTGTACGGCGAGGAATTCCGGGGAGAAAGCTCCCTTTGCCACATATCTCTGGTGGGGACATTTCTGGAGTTGTGGAACAAGTAGGAGAAGGAGTTCTAAACGCCAAGCCTGGTGACCGGGTTCTCATTGATCCATCTATTCCGGGTCATGGGGCGCTGGGGGAAGACCTGACTGGAGGACTTGCAGAATATGTGAAGGTTCCAGCGCAGAATTTGATCCCGTTGCCGGATGAGATTTCTTTTGAAGATGCGGCTGCTCTTCCTATTGCTTATGGAACAGCCTGGAGAATGCTGATTACCCGTGGCAAGCTACAAGCGAATGAAACGATTTTGATTCTGGGTGCAAGCGGCGGTGTAGGTAACGCGGCTGTGCTCATCGCTAAGCTGGCGGGTGCCAAAGTTATTGCGGCAGCCGGATCTGATGACAAGTTGGAGAAGCTTAAGGAGCTTGGAGCGGATCTGGTCATTAACTATAACAAAACAGATTTCTCGAAAGAAGTCTGGAATTACACGGGCAAAAAAGGAGCGGATGTCGTCGTTGACTATACCGGAAAGGCTACATGGCCTCAAAGTATTAAATCGACTCGGGTAGGTGGACGAATTCTAACCTGCGGTGCAACGACTGGTTTTGAAGCAGTGACGGATCTGAGGTATGTGTGGGTACGTGAAATTACAATTATCGGCTCCAATGGTTGGGAAGCGGGCGATCTGATCACTCTGCTGGAGCTTGTGCAAAGTCGCAAGCTGAAACCGATTATTGACAGAGTATTGCCACTTGATGAAATCAGGGAAGCTCATCGCATCATTGAAGAGCGAGAATTTTTTGGCAAGATCATTATCAAACCATAA
- a CDS encoding class I adenylate-forming enzyme family protein has translation MNTYNFASIIQESAARYPSKTALITPQITLNYSELTQRVNQAGNFFLSLGVNPGDRVSILFNNDYRFLEICFGLMSIGAIPVPMNAKLGAETLAYVYRNSGSRVLIFHDELSEKVQAVQQISEASILVRCASVNEQKTPVALSYDELLPLQSLSLELYPSEEGDICFLPYTSGSTGNPKGCRLTHRGQLWNVQSTSQLRGLTNETRVVISLPLYHKNAMTTMKTIFWLGASAVILPKADPEQILKAIETHRVTYMTGVPALYRMLINYLKEHPGFDLTSLLFGICGSSDTPSELLDEVQLLMGMPVYEGYGLTEGGPVVLESREGVQRTGSAGIPVPGCKIRIVDEHENEVGPNVTGELWVNNPGVADGYWNLPEVTARKITPDGWLKTGDAACRDEDGFVYIVGRKDDMMNVGGENVYPKEVENILLKHPSIDDVCVLPIPHEVKGEVPIAVIVTGKRGELKEEEVKQFFILNGPAYAHPRRVIFVDALPLTGPGKLDRMFLKEQVIRNLT, from the coding sequence ATGAATACGTATAATTTTGCAAGCATCATTCAAGAATCTGCTGCTCGATATCCTTCAAAGACTGCGTTGATCACACCCCAGATTACATTGAATTATTCAGAGCTGACTCAGCGGGTGAATCAAGCGGGGAATTTCTTCTTATCCCTTGGGGTTAATCCGGGAGATCGTGTCAGTATATTATTTAACAATGATTACCGATTCCTGGAAATCTGCTTCGGCTTGATGTCGATCGGAGCTATTCCAGTGCCGATGAATGCCAAGCTGGGTGCGGAGACGTTAGCTTATGTGTATCGCAATAGCGGCAGCCGTGTACTCATCTTTCATGATGAACTGAGTGAGAAGGTACAGGCTGTGCAGCAGATCAGTGAAGCCTCTATTCTGGTACGCTGCGCCAGCGTGAATGAACAAAAGACTCCCGTTGCATTGTCCTACGATGAATTGCTTCCTCTGCAGTCCTTAAGTCTGGAACTGTACCCGTCAGAGGAGGGAGATATCTGTTTCCTCCCGTATACATCCGGTTCAACCGGAAATCCCAAAGGCTGCAGGCTAACTCACCGAGGGCAGTTGTGGAATGTTCAGTCTACTTCGCAGCTTAGAGGTTTAACGAATGAGACGCGGGTGGTCATCTCTCTGCCTCTCTATCACAAGAATGCCATGACGACGATGAAGACCATTTTTTGGCTTGGTGCCTCAGCCGTCATATTGCCTAAAGCAGATCCCGAGCAGATCTTGAAAGCCATTGAGACTCATCGCGTTACATATATGACGGGAGTGCCCGCTCTTTATCGAATGTTAATAAACTATCTTAAAGAGCATCCCGGTTTTGATCTTACGTCCTTACTTTTTGGTATCTGCGGTTCTTCCGATACGCCTAGCGAACTATTGGATGAGGTTCAACTGCTCATGGGGATGCCGGTATATGAAGGGTATGGACTTACCGAAGGGGGACCCGTTGTGCTGGAATCCCGGGAGGGTGTTCAGCGAACGGGCTCGGCAGGTATTCCAGTACCAGGCTGTAAGATCCGAATCGTGGATGAACACGAGAACGAGGTCGGGCCGAATGTAACGGGTGAGCTTTGGGTGAACAACCCGGGAGTGGCTGACGGTTATTGGAATCTCCCGGAGGTTACTGCTCGCAAGATTACACCAGATGGTTGGCTGAAGACTGGGGATGCAGCTTGTAGGGATGAGGATGGATTTGTTTACATTGTTGGACGTAAGGACGACATGATGAATGTAGGCGGAGAGAACGTGTATCCCAAAGAGGTGGAGAACATTCTGCTGAAGCATCCTTCGATTGATGATGTCTGTGTCCTGCCCATTCCTCATGAAGTAAAGGGAGAAGTTCCTATAGCCGTCATTGTGACAGGCAAAAGAGGTGAACTTAAGGAGGAAGAGGTGAAGCAGTTCTTCATCCTGAATGGTCCTGCTTACGCTCATCCCCGCAGAGTCATCTTTGTAGATGCTTTGCCACTTACCGGACCGGGCAAGCTTGATCGAATGTTTTTAAAAGAGCAAGTCATTCGAAATTTAACCTAA
- a CDS encoding PaaI family thioesterase, with amino-acid sequence MKDAINRERIETLLRSSAYHRFLDVQVEELSEESITILLPENDLFVTGDAGYIHGGIIATLIDIAGYFAVHRKVNLPTPTIDLRIDYLRPAAPGALHAKANLVKLGRTVSLVDISVTDHTEKEVAVGRGLFSSKQ; translated from the coding sequence ATGAAAGATGCAATCAACCGAGAGCGGATTGAAACTTTGCTTAGAAGCTCGGCGTATCACCGCTTTTTGGATGTTCAAGTAGAAGAATTAAGCGAAGAGTCAATTACGATTTTACTTCCGGAAAATGATCTGTTTGTTACAGGGGATGCTGGATATATTCATGGTGGAATTATTGCAACGCTGATTGACATTGCCGGATACTTTGCAGTACATCGCAAGGTAAATCTGCCCACACCCACTATTGATCTGCGGATTGACTATTTAAGACCAGCTGCGCCAGGTGCTCTGCATGCCAAGGCCAATTTAGTTAAGTTGGGAAGAACGGTTAGTCTGGTAGATATTTCAGTAACAGATCATACAGAGAAGGAAGTTGCTGTAGGCCGAGGATTGTTCAGCTCGAAGCAGTAA